Proteins encoded in a region of the Rhodoligotrophos appendicifer genome:
- a CDS encoding hybrid sensor histidine kinase/response regulator translates to MTTTERVAPNDRILDEIVQVLDGTNIIVHDFSGRISRWTGGCEQLYGWSRNEAIGQVFHELLRTEFPIPVAEIRSWIQRFGSWEGELLHRHKNHQAVHVASRWVVPNPSQASELVIVQTSNDISDLKLAQGVLATREAHLSSILDTIPEAMVVIDERGTVTSFSAAAEKLFGYTAHQVRGQNVKMLMPNPDREAHDQYLSRYLHTGERRIIGYGRVVNGLKKDGTVFPMELAIGEAIAEGERIFTGFIRDLTSRHKMEEELRQAQKMEAVGQLTGGIAHDFNNLLTVISGNLEMLESRIRDENLRILLQEAQDAANDGAKLTGQLLAFGRRQPLNPKLADIGRLVTNFSDLLRRALGETIELRTVVVGAANDALVDASQLQNALLNLAINARDAMPRGGQLSIEIARSQIDVDYARLYPEVRTGDFVLVSVTDTGKGMSAEVRQRAFEPFFTTKGPGSGTGLGLSMVYGFVRQSGGHVQIYSELGKGTSVRLFLPAAKNQMPAVSLELADSARSDLPRGHETILVVEDDPRVRRIAVARLQEAGYTVLEASNGLDALALIGGHPEIRLLFTDVVMPGGLSGDELARKVRATRPEIKVLFTSGYAEPSIAGRELAETGSWLKKPYTAKDLAIRLRELLD, encoded by the coding sequence GTGACGACGACTGAGCGGGTCGCGCCGAATGATCGGATTCTGGATGAGATTGTCCAGGTTCTCGATGGCACGAACATCATCGTGCATGATTTCTCAGGCCGCATCAGCCGCTGGACGGGCGGTTGCGAGCAGCTTTATGGCTGGAGCCGCAACGAAGCCATTGGCCAGGTCTTTCACGAGCTTCTGCGCACCGAATTCCCGATTCCCGTAGCCGAGATCCGTTCCTGGATTCAGCGGTTCGGCAGTTGGGAAGGCGAGCTTCTCCATCGCCATAAGAACCACCAGGCGGTCCACGTCGCCAGCCGCTGGGTCGTCCCCAATCCGAGCCAGGCCAGCGAGCTGGTGATCGTCCAGACCAGCAACGACATCAGCGATCTCAAGCTCGCCCAGGGGGTTCTCGCGACCCGCGAGGCGCATCTGAGTTCCATTCTCGATACCATACCCGAAGCCATGGTTGTCATCGACGAGCGCGGGACGGTGACCTCGTTTAGCGCCGCGGCGGAGAAGCTGTTCGGATATACCGCCCATCAGGTTCGCGGACAGAACGTGAAGATGCTGATGCCCAACCCCGACCGCGAGGCGCATGACCAGTATCTCAGTCGCTATCTCCACACCGGAGAGCGCCGCATCATCGGCTATGGCCGGGTCGTGAACGGTCTGAAGAAGGATGGAACTGTCTTTCCCATGGAGCTGGCGATTGGCGAGGCCATCGCCGAGGGAGAACGCATCTTCACCGGCTTCATCCGGGATCTCACCAGCCGCCACAAGATGGAGGAGGAACTGCGTCAGGCCCAGAAGATGGAGGCAGTAGGTCAGCTGACCGGGGGCATTGCCCATGATTTCAATAATCTTTTGACGGTCATCAGCGGCAATCTCGAGATGCTGGAGAGCCGGATTCGCGACGAGAACCTCCGCATCCTGCTGCAGGAGGCCCAGGACGCGGCGAATGATGGCGCCAAGCTCACGGGGCAATTGCTGGCCTTCGGCCGACGGCAGCCTCTCAACCCGAAGCTCGCTGATATCGGCCGGCTGGTGACGAACTTCTCCGACCTGTTACGTCGCGCCCTTGGTGAGACCATCGAGCTGCGCACCGTCGTCGTCGGCGCCGCCAATGATGCCCTTGTCGATGCCTCGCAGCTCCAGAATGCCCTGCTCAATCTGGCGATCAATGCCCGCGATGCCATGCCCCGGGGCGGCCAGTTGTCCATCGAGATCGCGCGCAGCCAGATCGACGTCGACTATGCCCGCCTGTATCCCGAAGTGCGAACCGGTGATTTCGTTCTCGTCTCCGTGACAGACACCGGTAAGGGCATGTCGGCGGAGGTCCGGCAGCGCGCTTTCGAGCCGTTCTTCACCACGAAGGGACCGGGGTCTGGAACCGGCCTCGGTCTGAGCATGGTCTACGGCTTCGTGCGGCAGTCCGGCGGCCATGTCCAGATCTACAGCGAGCTCGGGAAGGGCACGAGCGTGCGGCTGTTCCTCCCGGCAGCCAAGAACCAGATGCCGGCCGTGAGTCTTGAACTGGCCGATAGTGCCCGGTCCGACCTTCCTCGCGGGCATGAGACGATCCTCGTCGTCGAGGACGACCCGCGTGTCCGCCGCATCGCTGTGGCGCGTTTGCAGGAGGCCGGATACACGGTCCTGGAAGCGAGCAATGGTCTCGATGCACTGGCCCTCATCGGCGGGCATCCCGAGATCCGGTTGCTGTTCACCGATGTCGTGATGCCGGGGGGACTGAGCGGCGATGAACTCGCCAGGAAGGTTCGCGCCACGCGGCCTGAGATCAAGGTGTTGTTCACGTCCGGCTATGCCGAGCCGAGCATCGCCGGCCGCGAGCTTGCCGAGACCGGCAGCTGGCTGAAGAAGCCCTACACGGCGAAGGATCTCGCCATCCGTCTGCGGGAATTGTTGGACTAG
- a CDS encoding NUDIX domain-containing protein gives MAVRSAGIVLYQVEDGEIFVLLVHPGGPFWRRRDLGAWSIPKGQYGREEDPEDAARREFSEEVGCLPECALQPLGSIRQGNGKQVTAFAAEAAFDPAEFRSNSFEMEWPARSGSMQSFPEVDRVEWFALPVAQRKILKAQQPLLERLQALVLGRG, from the coding sequence ATGGCCGTCAGGAGCGCCGGGATCGTATTGTACCAGGTGGAGGATGGCGAGATCTTCGTCCTCCTGGTGCATCCCGGGGGACCGTTCTGGAGGCGGCGGGATCTCGGGGCGTGGTCGATCCCGAAGGGCCAATATGGCCGTGAGGAGGATCCCGAGGACGCAGCCCGGCGGGAATTTTCGGAAGAGGTGGGATGCCTGCCGGAGTGCGCGCTTCAGCCTCTCGGCAGCATCCGGCAGGGCAATGGGAAGCAGGTCACGGCCTTCGCTGCCGAGGCGGCGTTCGACCCGGCGGAGTTCCGAAGCAATTCCTTCGAGATGGAGTGGCCGGCGCGGAGCGGGAGCATGCAAAGCTTTCCCGAAGTCGACAGGGTCGAATGGTTCGCCCTGCCGGTGGCGCAGAGAAAGATCCTGAAGGCGCAGCAACCTTTGCTCGAGAGGCTGCAGGCGCTCGTCCTCGGCCGGGGCTAG
- a CDS encoding c-type cytochrome has product MLAGVTAAQAETPSETPSIRRGRALVQLYCSSCHAIGLTGESPLAIAPKFRDLHKNYPVEDLSEALAEGIVTGHPSMPEFQLHPAEIIDVIGYLKTLEEP; this is encoded by the coding sequence ATGCTCGCGGGGGTGACCGCAGCTCAGGCCGAGACCCCATCCGAGACTCCATCCATCCGCCGCGGCCGGGCACTGGTGCAGCTCTATTGCTCTTCCTGCCACGCCATCGGCCTGACCGGTGAGAGCCCGCTCGCCATCGCGCCGAAGTTCCGCGACCTGCACAAGAACTATCCCGTGGAAGATCTCAGCGAAGCGCTGGCGGAAGGGATCGTCACCGGGCATCCGTCAATGCCGGAATTCCAGCTTCACCCCGCCGAGATCATTGATGTGATAGGCTATCTAAAGACCCTCGAAGAGCCTTGA
- a CDS encoding CBS domain-containing protein, whose product MTTRPVTVAPSASIKQAVQLMLDHHISGLPVVDGNGELLGMITEGDLLHRSELRTDRKRPWWRDILMSPGRSAEEYVHAHGCRVGELMSTDVKVTSLDAELLDVVESIETYNIKRLPVVDRGRLVGIIARADILRALLNVLPESGSAFLDDQQIRSAILAELKHQSWGRSGMIDAIVRFGHVELTGSVLDERERLAARVLAENISGVKSVTNNLQWIEPMSGMAVTAPEMEDQSGSPR is encoded by the coding sequence ATGACCACGAGACCCGTGACCGTCGCACCGTCGGCGTCCATCAAGCAGGCGGTTCAGCTGATGCTCGACCACCATATCAGCGGCCTTCCCGTCGTGGATGGCAATGGCGAGCTCCTCGGCATGATCACCGAGGGTGATCTCCTTCACCGCAGCGAACTGCGAACCGACCGCAAGCGCCCGTGGTGGCGCGACATCCTGATGAGCCCGGGCAGGAGTGCGGAGGAATATGTCCACGCCCATGGTTGCAGGGTCGGCGAGTTGATGTCGACGGACGTGAAGGTGACCAGTCTCGATGCCGAACTCCTCGATGTGGTCGAATCCATCGAGACCTATAATATCAAGCGCCTGCCTGTCGTGGATAGGGGCAGGCTGGTGGGAATTATCGCCCGTGCCGACATCCTGCGCGCTTTGTTGAACGTCCTCCCGGAAAGCGGATCCGCGTTCCTCGATGACCAGCAGATAAGGTCAGCCATCCTGGCGGAGCTCAAGCACCAGAGCTGGGGCCGCAGCGGCATGATCGATGCGATCGTCCGCTTTGGCCATGTGGAACTGACCGGCAGCGTCCTGGATGAGCGCGAGCGCCTGGCGGCCCGGGTGCTAGCGGAAAATATTAGCGGCGTGAAGTCGGTCACCAACAATCTGCAATGGATCGAGCCCATGTCGGGCATGGCCGTCACCGCCCCCGAAATGGAGGATCAGTCAGGTAGCCCACGATGA
- a CDS encoding universal stress protein: MNQRLSEIRDVMVHLDGTSGDEARIKHAESLALRFGAHLTGLYTNLIPAEVWAPTPEFSGALLLAELQQKGRVDSERVKDRLAERFRLLQVNGEVRKLDLFMMEMRDAIADQSRSSDLFVVTRPYSKDDRDSRWPNVFEAALFESGRSVYVVPPASEPRDAAASVLIAWNGSREATRAIAEGMPFLRRAEQVVVALTDVERPAEEAGEERGADLARHLSRHGIAAELRHIPEWHSQSAGLLNEIERLGSDLVIMGGYGHSRLRETVLGGMTRDFLTECPVPMLMAH; encoded by the coding sequence GTGAACCAGAGACTTTCGGAAATCAGGGACGTGATGGTGCATCTCGATGGCACGTCCGGCGACGAGGCCCGCATCAAACATGCTGAAAGCCTCGCCCTCCGGTTCGGTGCCCACCTGACCGGACTTTATACGAACTTGATCCCCGCCGAGGTCTGGGCTCCGACCCCGGAATTCTCCGGTGCACTTCTTCTGGCCGAGCTTCAGCAAAAGGGCCGCGTCGATTCCGAGCGGGTCAAGGACCGTCTCGCGGAGCGGTTCCGCTTGCTGCAGGTCAATGGCGAGGTGCGCAAGCTGGACCTCTTCATGATGGAGATGCGCGACGCGATCGCCGATCAGTCACGATCGAGCGATCTCTTCGTGGTGACCCGCCCTTACTCGAAGGATGACCGCGACAGTCGTTGGCCGAATGTCTTCGAAGCCGCGTTGTTCGAATCCGGTCGCAGCGTCTATGTCGTGCCCCCGGCAAGCGAACCCCGCGACGCTGCGGCATCGGTTCTGATCGCCTGGAACGGTTCGCGCGAGGCGACCCGGGCGATCGCCGAGGGCATGCCTTTTCTGCGACGCGCGGAACAGGTGGTGGTCGCTCTCACGGATGTGGAGCGGCCGGCAGAGGAGGCGGGCGAGGAACGAGGTGCGGACCTCGCCCGTCACCTTTCGCGTCACGGGATTGCGGCGGAGCTCAGACATATCCCGGAATGGCACAGCCAATCGGCGGGTCTTTTGAACGAGATCGAACGCCTTGGCTCCGATCTCGTTATCATGGGAGGCTATGGACATTCCCGCTTGCGGGAAACGGTTCTCGGCGGGATGACGCGAGACTTCCTGACCGAGTGCCCGGTGCCCATGCTGATGGCCCATTGA
- a CDS encoding helix-turn-helix domain-containing protein has protein sequence MPAPTLQALFSNQPVEKFDCGAALFWEGDDATHVFEVLEGVLRIFRILGDGRRVITGFIYPGDLVGVSLKKRYLYTAEAITPTKVRRFTRMRFETEINESPELRPQLFARLCDEMAAAQDQMVLLARKNAEERVASFLLMLARRLCQDAALCPEIELPMTRLDMADYLGLTIETVSRTMTKLFNRKIIAPSGRHAIIIRNMKELATIAGDDDEDFRPTIHANVHQAVWPHA, from the coding sequence ATGCCCGCGCCCACGCTGCAAGCGTTGTTTTCCAACCAGCCGGTGGAGAAGTTTGACTGCGGAGCTGCCCTGTTCTGGGAGGGTGACGATGCCACCCATGTCTTCGAAGTCCTGGAAGGCGTCCTGCGCATCTTCAGGATCCTCGGGGACGGTCGGCGGGTCATCACCGGTTTCATTTATCCCGGCGATCTGGTTGGCGTCTCCCTGAAAAAGCGTTACCTTTATACCGCTGAGGCTATCACACCGACGAAGGTCCGTCGCTTCACCCGCATGCGTTTCGAAACCGAAATCAACGAAAGTCCCGAGCTCCGACCGCAGCTCTTTGCCAGGCTCTGCGACGAGATGGCCGCGGCCCAGGATCAGATGGTGCTCCTCGCGCGCAAGAATGCCGAGGAGCGGGTCGCGAGCTTTCTCCTGATGCTGGCCCGGCGCCTGTGCCAGGATGCTGCACTCTGCCCGGAAATCGAGCTCCCTATGACCCGGCTGGACATGGCCGACTATCTGGGCCTGACCATCGAGACGGTCTCGCGCACGATGACGAAGCTCTTCAACCGGAAGATCATCGCTCCGAGTGGTCGCCATGCCATCATCATCCGCAACATGAAGGAACTTGCCACCATTGCGGGGGACGACGACGAGGATTTTCGCCCCACCATCCACGCGAATGTCCATCAGGCCGTATGGCCCCATGCATGA
- a CDS encoding cation-translocating P-type ATPase — protein sequence MISAVDARSPEMGLTSAEAAIRLRRDGPNELPRAEHRSSLRIVLDTVREPMFMLLLAAGVLYFIIGDPLEAAILFGFATLSVVIAVVQELRTERALEALRDLSSPRALVLRDGVERRIPGREVVEGDVILIAEGDRIPADGMLLAAASLEVDESLLTGESISVRKSASHGAPSGAVRAGSDTPSAIFSGALVVGGHGRARVVNTGGRTELGRIGQSLSDIEREPPRLRAETRRLVRLFAIVAVFVSVLAGLLYYTLAGEDWSTATLAGIALAMAMLPEEFPLILTVFTVMGAIRIAKARVLTRRAAAIEALGAATVLCTDKTGTLTENRMKVVELRNAHGRLVTIPSGPDRDRAGAPLMQIAVRASRDNSFDPMERAIHQVGASADVESLAPVRDFGLREDLPVMARAWQEAGSERRILAAKGAPEAVVRLCRLSDPEATTALAAAREMAMRGLRVLGLADGEFIDRGSARLEDQTLQFRGLLALADPLREGIPDAVRECRAAGIRIAMVTGDHPGTAAAIAGEAGLAAEPVVTGLELAALDDEGFDRKVREAAVFARILPEQKLRIVQRLKAQGAIVAMTGDGVNDAPALKAAHIGIAMGGRGTDVAREAAAMVLLDDDFSSIVRTIRLGRRTFDNLRKAMSYVMAMHVPIAGIAFLPLVMGLPPLLGPLHIAFVEMFIDPVCSIAFEAEPEERDLMDRPPRPAAAPLLPLSLMLWSLVQGLAAFAAAGTVYVLSLELDAPQDIVRSRTFLALVLSNLALIIVDRSFSSSLWTALTRPNRALMLVVAAALSILALVFGVPQLARLFQFGAVGMAGFGMSIGAAVAVVLLLEGAKAAGIAARLRR from the coding sequence ATGATTTCTGCTGTAGATGCCCGCTCGCCCGAGATGGGGCTGACGTCGGCGGAAGCGGCCATCCGTCTGCGTCGAGACGGACCCAATGAGCTGCCGCGCGCGGAGCACCGCTCTTCCTTGCGCATCGTGCTCGATACGGTGCGCGAGCCCATGTTCATGCTGCTGCTCGCGGCCGGTGTTCTCTATTTCATCATCGGCGATCCGCTCGAGGCCGCAATCCTGTTCGGTTTTGCGACCCTTTCGGTGGTCATCGCCGTAGTCCAAGAACTGCGGACAGAGCGAGCGCTCGAAGCCCTGCGCGATCTCTCGAGCCCGCGCGCGCTAGTCCTGCGAGACGGTGTGGAACGGCGCATTCCGGGGCGGGAGGTGGTGGAGGGCGATGTCATCCTCATCGCCGAGGGTGATCGCATTCCGGCGGATGGCATGCTGCTGGCCGCCGCCAGCCTGGAGGTGGACGAGTCGCTCCTGACGGGCGAATCGATCTCGGTGCGCAAGTCGGCAAGCCATGGTGCACCTTCGGGCGCCGTTCGGGCGGGCAGCGACACTCCCAGCGCCATCTTCTCCGGTGCCCTTGTCGTGGGCGGCCATGGCCGCGCCCGCGTGGTGAATACCGGCGGGCGCACGGAGCTCGGGCGCATCGGCCAGAGTCTCAGCGACATCGAGCGTGAGCCGCCCCGGCTGCGCGCCGAGACGCGGCGACTTGTCCGCCTTTTCGCCATCGTTGCCGTCTTCGTGAGCGTGCTGGCTGGCCTCCTCTATTACACGCTTGCGGGCGAGGACTGGTCCACGGCCACGCTCGCCGGCATCGCCTTGGCCATGGCAATGCTGCCGGAAGAATTTCCCCTCATCCTCACCGTGTTCACGGTCATGGGCGCCATTCGCATCGCGAAAGCCCGCGTCCTGACGCGGCGTGCCGCGGCGATCGAGGCGCTTGGCGCGGCGACCGTCCTGTGCACGGACAAGACCGGGACACTGACCGAGAACAGAATGAAGGTGGTGGAGCTGCGCAACGCCCATGGCCGGCTCGTCACCATTCCTTCTGGCCCGGACCGGGATCGCGCGGGTGCACCGCTGATGCAAATTGCGGTGCGGGCCAGTCGCGACAACAGCTTCGATCCCATGGAACGCGCCATTCACCAGGTCGGCGCATCCGCCGATGTCGAATCGCTGGCGCCAGTTCGCGATTTCGGTCTGCGCGAAGACCTGCCGGTCATGGCACGGGCCTGGCAAGAGGCTGGCTCGGAGCGCAGGATCCTGGCCGCAAAGGGGGCGCCAGAAGCCGTGGTCAGGCTTTGCCGCCTGTCGGATCCGGAGGCCACCACCGCCCTTGCCGCCGCGCGCGAGATGGCGATGCGGGGCCTGCGCGTCCTCGGGCTTGCGGATGGTGAGTTCATCGATCGTGGCAGCGCCCGGCTGGAAGACCAGACACTTCAGTTCCGAGGACTGCTCGCCCTGGCCGATCCGCTGCGCGAAGGCATTCCCGATGCCGTGCGAGAGTGCCGCGCCGCCGGCATCCGCATCGCCATGGTCACGGGCGACCATCCCGGCACGGCGGCGGCCATTGCAGGCGAGGCGGGCCTTGCCGCCGAACCGGTGGTCACCGGTCTCGAGCTCGCTGCCCTGGATGATGAGGGCTTCGACAGAAAAGTTCGCGAGGCGGCCGTGTTCGCCCGCATCCTGCCGGAACAGAAGCTGCGCATCGTGCAACGGCTGAAGGCGCAAGGGGCGATCGTCGCCATGACGGGGGACGGGGTGAATGATGCCCCCGCCCTCAAGGCCGCCCATATCGGGATCGCCATGGGCGGACGCGGCACGGATGTCGCCCGCGAAGCCGCCGCCATGGTGCTCCTCGACGATGATTTCAGCTCGATCGTGCGCACCATAAGGCTGGGACGGCGCACCTTCGATAATCTTCGCAAGGCCATGAGCTATGTCATGGCGATGCATGTCCCCATCGCCGGCATCGCCTTCCTGCCCTTGGTCATGGGTCTGCCGCCCTTGCTGGGGCCCTTACACATCGCCTTCGTGGAGATGTTCATCGATCCGGTGTGCTCCATCGCCTTCGAAGCCGAGCCTGAGGAGCGCGATCTCATGGACCGGCCGCCGCGTCCGGCAGCGGCACCGCTCCTGCCGCTCTCGCTCATGTTGTGGAGCCTGGTGCAAGGACTGGCCGCCTTCGCTGCGGCCGGCACGGTCTATGTCCTGTCGCTAGAGCTCGATGCGCCTCAGGACATTGTTCGCAGCCGCACCTTCCTCGCGCTGGTCCTTTCGAACCTCGCGCTGATCATCGTGGACCGCTCTTTCAGCTCGTCGCTCTGGACGGCCCTGACGCGGCCGAACAGGGCGCTGATGCTGGTGGTCGCGGCGGCCCTTTCCATCCTCGCCTTGGTCTTCGGCGTGCCCCAGCTCGCGCGGCTGTTCCAGTTCGGCGCCGTCGGAATGGCCGGCTTCGGCATGTCGATCGGCGCAGCGGTTGCCGTCGTTCTGCTGCTCGAGGGGGCAAAGGCTGCAGGGATCGCCGCACGCCTTCGGCGGTGA
- a CDS encoding zinc-dependent alcohol dehydrogenase family protein, with protein sequence MKAMVLAAIGRPLQLEERPDPVPGQGEIRVKVEACAVCRTDLHVVDGDLTQASLPIIPGHEIVGRVDALGAGVTTHAVGTRVGIPWLGHTCGQCSYCRAGRENLCDHPAFTGYTRDGGFATHVVADADFAFPLEEGGDPVAAAPLMCAGLIGWRSLCIAGDGHRIGLYGFGAAAHILAQVCRWQGREVYAFTRDGDEAAQALARSLGVKWAGASHEPPPEPLDTAIIFAPVGALVPLALRAVRKGGRVVCGGIHMSDIPQFSYDLLWEERELVSVANLTRRDAVEFLKLAPQMGIEMTTTVYPLERANEALEDLREGRFQGAAVLVP encoded by the coding sequence ATGAAGGCGATGGTGCTCGCAGCAATCGGCCGGCCGCTCCAGCTGGAGGAGCGACCCGATCCCGTTCCCGGGCAGGGCGAGATCCGGGTGAAGGTGGAGGCCTGCGCCGTCTGTCGCACCGACCTTCATGTCGTCGATGGCGATCTGACGCAAGCGAGCCTGCCCATCATTCCCGGCCATGAGATCGTCGGCCGCGTCGACGCGCTCGGCGCCGGGGTCACCACCCACGCCGTCGGCACCCGCGTCGGCATTCCCTGGCTGGGGCATACCTGCGGCCAGTGCAGCTACTGCCGTGCGGGCCGGGAGAACCTGTGCGACCACCCCGCCTTCACCGGCTACACCCGCGACGGCGGCTTTGCCACTCACGTGGTGGCGGACGCCGACTTCGCGTTCCCTCTGGAGGAGGGTGGCGATCCGGTCGCTGCGGCACCGCTGATGTGCGCGGGCCTGATCGGCTGGCGTTCCCTCTGCATCGCCGGCGACGGCCACCGGATCGGCCTCTACGGTTTCGGCGCTGCGGCCCACATCCTCGCGCAGGTCTGTCGCTGGCAAGGCCGCGAGGTCTATGCCTTCACCCGCGACGGCGATGAGGCGGCCCAGGCGCTGGCCCGATCCCTCGGCGTCAAATGGGCGGGCGCCTCTCACGAGCCGCCGCCCGAGCCCCTGGACACGGCCATCATCTTTGCGCCCGTCGGCGCCCTTGTCCCCCTGGCGCTGCGGGCGGTCCGCAAGGGCGGCCGCGTGGTCTGCGGCGGGATCCACATGAGCGACATCCCGCAATTTTCCTACGATCTCCTCTGGGAGGAGCGGGAGCTCGTTTCGGTCGCCAACCTGACCCGTCGCGACGCCGTCGAATTCCTGAAGCTGGCACCGCAGATGGGAATCGAGATGACCACCACCGTCTATCCTCTCGAGCGCGCCAACGAGGCGCTGGAGGATCTGCGCGAAGGCCGCTTCCAAGGTGCTGCCGTTCTGGTGCCGTGA
- a CDS encoding host attachment protein, giving the protein MSVRLHHDEHVLVCDGTKALLLRNQGDAIALNLQVEREFSSGSNPKTSDQGTERPGRQQGRSFPTSAVEQTDWHQQGEDEFVRSVAEAINDTFRDRAAGGMIVAAPPKALAELRRHLDPAVTSAVKAELDKELTNLPVNEIEKHVARLWT; this is encoded by the coding sequence ATGAGTGTTCGGCTTCACCACGATGAACACGTGCTGGTCTGCGACGGAACCAAGGCTCTGCTCTTGCGGAATCAGGGCGATGCCATCGCCCTCAACCTGCAGGTGGAGCGGGAGTTTTCAAGCGGCAGCAATCCCAAGACCTCTGACCAGGGCACTGAGCGTCCCGGCCGCCAGCAGGGCCGCAGCTTCCCCACCAGCGCCGTCGAGCAGACGGACTGGCACCAGCAAGGCGAGGACGAATTCGTCCGCAGCGTGGCCGAGGCGATCAACGACACGTTTCGCGACCGCGCCGCAGGCGGCATGATCGTTGCGGCACCACCCAAGGCCCTGGCCGAGTTGAGGCGCCATCTCGATCCCGCTGTCACCTCCGCCGTCAAGGCGGAGCTGGACAAGGAGCTGACCAATCT
- a CDS encoding response regulator — translation MAEPQADPEHVLVVDDDARIRQMLLRYLEGEGYRVSAVADAQAAHDCLARHSIDIILLDLQLPGGDDGLSVARAIRSGSDVPIIMVTGRDDVVDRIVGLEIGADDYVTKPFHLREVLARMKTVMRRRKPAAAPSSESKRSLQFDGWSLDLDRRQLISDEGVDVALTTAEFDLLAIMARHPGRVFTRETLMDLTRGRAFDAFDRVIDAQVARLRKKIEKDPKSPALIKSVRGVGYVFTGKMS, via the coding sequence ATGGCTGAGCCGCAAGCCGATCCGGAGCATGTGCTCGTCGTCGACGACGATGCACGCATCCGGCAGATGCTCCTCCGCTATCTCGAGGGCGAGGGTTATCGGGTGTCCGCCGTCGCCGACGCGCAGGCTGCGCATGACTGCCTGGCGCGCCACTCCATCGACATCATCCTCCTCGACCTGCAACTCCCTGGCGGCGATGACGGCCTCAGCGTCGCCCGAGCGATCCGCAGCGGCTCCGACGTGCCGATCATCATGGTGACCGGGCGCGACGACGTGGTCGACCGAATCGTCGGTCTCGAGATCGGAGCCGATGACTATGTGACCAAGCCTTTCCATCTGCGGGAAGTGCTGGCGCGCATGAAGACCGTCATGCGCCGCCGCAAGCCGGCTGCAGCACCCAGCAGCGAGTCGAAGAGGAGCCTCCAGTTCGACGGTTGGAGCCTCGATCTGGATCGGCGTCAGCTGATCTCGGACGAGGGCGTCGACGTCGCGCTGACGACGGCGGAGTTCGATCTCCTCGCCATCATGGCCCGCCATCCAGGGCGCGTGTTCACCCGCGAGACCTTGATGGATTTGACAAGGGGGAGGGCCTTCGACGCCTTCGACAGGGTCATCGACGCGCAGGTGGCGCGGCTGCGCAAGAAAATCGAAAAGGATCCGAAATCACCCGCGCTCATCAAGTCGGTGCGCGGCGTCGGCTATGTCTTCACCGGGAAGATGTCCTGA